A single window of Pectobacterium parmentieri DNA harbors:
- a CDS encoding YgjV family protein: MTHYWVAQSVGVLAFLVGITMFFNRNDKKFKIQLSAYSAVIGLHFFLMGANAAGASALLNSARTLISLKTHSIIVMFVFISLTLVFGLSGMHHAMELLPIAGTVVSTWALFRTSGLTTRCVMWCSTAGWVAHNIWLGSIGGSLIEGSFLLMNGFNIIRFWRMQQRGIDPFSVEKKA, from the coding sequence ATGACACACTATTGGGTTGCCCAGTCTGTTGGTGTACTGGCTTTTCTGGTCGGTATCACCATGTTTTTCAACCGTAACGATAAAAAATTTAAAATACAGCTCTCGGCATACAGTGCGGTGATTGGCCTGCATTTCTTCCTGATGGGAGCAAATGCGGCGGGTGCTAGCGCCTTGTTGAACTCGGCACGGACGCTAATCTCACTCAAAACACACAGCATCATCGTGATGTTTGTTTTTATTTCATTAACGCTCGTATTTGGTTTGTCGGGTATGCACCATGCGATGGAGCTGTTGCCGATAGCGGGGACGGTCGTCAGTACCTGGGCGTTGTTCCGCACCTCTGGGTTAACGACGCGTTGCGTAATGTGGTGCTCAACCGCTGGTTGGGTTGCGCATAATATCTGGCTGGGTTCGATTGGTGGATCGCTGATCGAAGGCAGTTTCCTGCTGATGAACGGCTTTAACATCATCCGTTTCTGGCGTATGCAACAGCGCGGTATCGATCCTTTCAGCGTAGAGAAGAAGGCATAA
- a CDS encoding UxaA family hydrolase — MQSIIKIHSLDNVAVALRDVEQGETVSVDSYTVTLQQPVVRGHKFALETIAPGEMITKYGLPIGHALVSIAPGEHIHSQNAKTNLSDLDEYQYQPEFLELPAQMGDREVQLYRRKNGDVGIRNELWILPTVGCVNGIARQIQQRFLKETNDAEGIDGVYLFSHTFGCSQLGQDHENTRTMLQNMVRHPNAGAVLVIGLGCENNQVDAFRSTLGGFDSDRVTFMVCQQQDDEVEAGLERLHTLYEAMRHDKREPGKLSELKFGLECGGSDGLSGITANPLLGRFSDYLIANGGTTVLTEVPEMFGAERILMSRCRDEATFEKTVHMVNDFKQYFIAHNQPIYENPSPGNKAGGITTLEEKSLGCTQKAGQSKVVDVLKYGERLHTPGLNLLSAPGNDAVATSALAGAGCHMVLFSTGRGTPYGGFVPTVKLATNSELAKKKPHWIDFDAGRLIHDMPMDELLSQFVELIVETADGKRTKNEVNDFRELAIFKSGVTL; from the coding sequence ATGCAAAGTATTATAAAAATTCATTCTCTGGACAATGTGGCTGTCGCCTTGCGTGATGTTGAGCAAGGCGAAACGGTGTCGGTGGATAGCTATACGGTGACACTTCAGCAACCTGTCGTGCGCGGACATAAGTTCGCGCTGGAAACCATCGCACCGGGAGAAATGATTACCAAGTATGGCCTGCCTATCGGCCATGCGCTGGTATCTATTGCTCCTGGAGAACATATTCACTCTCAGAATGCGAAGACCAATCTGAGCGATCTGGATGAATACCAGTACCAACCTGAATTTCTCGAACTGCCTGCACAGATGGGCGATCGGGAGGTGCAACTCTACCGTCGCAAAAATGGCGATGTTGGTATCCGTAATGAGTTATGGATCCTGCCAACCGTCGGCTGCGTAAACGGTATTGCTCGCCAGATTCAGCAGCGCTTCCTGAAAGAAACCAACGATGCGGAAGGTATCGACGGCGTTTACCTGTTCAGCCATACCTTCGGCTGTTCACAGTTGGGCCAGGATCATGAGAACACCCGCACGATGCTGCAAAACATGGTGCGTCACCCGAATGCGGGCGCGGTGCTAGTGATCGGTCTGGGTTGTGAGAACAATCAGGTTGATGCATTCCGCAGCACGCTGGGGGGCTTTGACTCTGACCGCGTCACGTTCATGGTCTGTCAGCAGCAGGACGATGAAGTTGAAGCGGGTCTGGAGCGTCTGCACACGCTGTATGAAGCGATGCGTCATGACAAGCGTGAACCAGGCAAGCTGAGTGAATTGAAGTTCGGTCTGGAATGTGGTGGCTCCGATGGATTATCTGGTATTACGGCCAACCCGCTGCTAGGCCGTTTCTCCGACTATCTGATTGCTAACGGCGGCACCACGGTGCTGACCGAAGTGCCGGAGATGTTCGGGGCGGAACGCATTCTGATGAGCCGTTGCCGTGATGAAGCGACGTTTGAGAAAACGGTGCACATGGTGAATGACTTTAAACAGTACTTCATCGCGCACAACCAGCCGATTTACGAGAACCCATCGCCGGGTAACAAAGCGGGTGGGATCACCACGCTGGAAGAGAAATCGCTGGGCTGTACGCAAAAAGCCGGACAGAGCAAAGTGGTGGACGTGCTGAAATATGGTGAGCGCTTACATACTCCGGGGCTCAACCTGCTCAGCGCACCGGGAAATGATGCCGTAGCAACCAGCGCACTGGCGGGAGCGGGCTGTCATATGGTGCTGTTCAGTACTGGACGTGGCACCCCTTACGGCGGATTTGTTCCTACCGTAAAACTGGCAACCAACAGCGAGCTGGCGAAGAAGAAACCGCACTGGATTGATTTCGATGCGGGGCGTCTGATCCACGACATGCCGATGGATGAACTGCTGAGCCAGTTTGTTGAGCTGATTGTCGAGACTGCTGACGGTAAGCGTACCAAGAATGAAGTGAACGACTTCCGCGAATTGGCCATATTTAAGAGCGGTGTGACGTTGTAA
- the sstT gene encoding serine/threonine transporter SstT, whose protein sequence is METQQSRFLQYITRGSLVQQILLGLVAGIILASLSTQAALAAGLLGTLFVGALKAVAPILVLVLVMASIANHQQGQKTNIRPILFLYLIGTFSAALIAVVLSVIFPSTLALNAQATDITPPSGIVEVLEGLLMSVIANPIHALLNANYIGILVWAVGLGIAFRHGSDSTKSMINDASNAVTMIVRVVIRFAPLGIFGLVASTLAETGFGALWGYAHLLMVLIGGMLLVALVVNPLIVYWKIRSNPYPLVLRCLRESGVTAFFTRSSAANIPVNMELCRKLNLDEDTYSVAIPLGATINMAGAAITITVLTLAAAHTLGIQIDVPTALLLSVVASLCACGASGVAGGSLLLIPLACSMFGISNDIAMQVVAVGFIIGVLQDSAETAVNSSTDVMFIAAVCHAEDAKLAEKDRLNLL, encoded by the coding sequence ATGGAAACTCAACAGTCTCGTTTTTTGCAGTACATTACTCGCGGCAGTCTGGTTCAACAGATCCTTCTAGGGCTTGTAGCCGGTATCATTCTGGCTTCTCTGTCTACGCAGGCCGCGCTGGCTGCGGGGTTATTAGGAACACTGTTCGTCGGTGCCTTAAAAGCTGTCGCCCCCATTCTGGTATTGGTACTGGTCATGGCTTCTATCGCTAACCACCAGCAAGGCCAGAAAACCAATATTCGTCCGATTTTATTTCTCTATCTTATCGGAACCTTCTCCGCCGCGCTGATTGCCGTAGTACTAAGCGTCATTTTCCCTTCCACGCTGGCGCTCAATGCACAAGCTACCGATATCACGCCGCCATCAGGTATTGTCGAAGTACTGGAAGGGCTGCTGATGAGCGTCATCGCCAACCCCATTCATGCTCTGCTGAATGCGAATTACATCGGTATTCTGGTTTGGGCCGTCGGGCTGGGCATTGCGTTCCGTCACGGTTCGGACAGCACAAAGAGCATGATTAACGATGCCTCCAATGCGGTGACCATGATTGTGCGCGTAGTGATTCGTTTCGCACCGCTGGGGATTTTCGGTCTGGTGGCATCAACGCTGGCGGAAACTGGCTTTGGCGCGCTGTGGGGCTACGCCCATCTGTTAATGGTACTGATCGGCGGCATGTTGCTGGTCGCATTAGTGGTCAATCCGCTGATCGTTTACTGGAAGATTCGCAGCAACCCTTATCCACTGGTGCTGCGCTGCCTGCGTGAGAGCGGCGTAACCGCCTTCTTTACCCGTAGCTCCGCCGCTAACATTCCGGTAAATATGGAACTGTGTCGCAAGCTGAATCTGGATGAAGACACCTACTCTGTCGCTATCCCACTGGGTGCCACCATCAATATGGCAGGCGCAGCGATTACCATCACGGTACTAACACTGGCCGCCGCACATACGCTGGGCATTCAGATCGACGTGCCGACTGCACTGCTGCTCAGCGTCGTAGCATCGCTGTGTGCCTGTGGCGCATCGGGCGTAGCGGGTGGCTCACTGTTGCTAATTCCGCTGGCGTGCAGCATGTTTGGTATTTCCAACGATATCGCCATGCAGGTGGTTGCCGTAGGCTTTATCATCGGCGTCTTGCAGGACTCGGCAGAAACCGCAGTAAATTCCTCTACGGATGTCATGTTCATCGCCGCCGTGTGTCACGCAGAAGATGCCAAGCTGGCGGAAAAAGATCGTTTGAATCTGCTGTAA